In Clostridium ljungdahlii DSM 13528, the genomic window AAAAGGATATGATATGGAGGACTTGATTCAGGAAGGGCGGTATTCTGTGATAAAGGCAATTGGAATGTATGATATAAATTCCAAATATCCATTTGCTGCCTATGTGAAAAGTTCTGTTAAAAAGAACTTCTATAATATGATAAGAACCAATATAAAGAAGGTAAGCTGCTGCAGCCTCTACAGCAAAAATGAGGAAGGGTGCGAGTTCATAAATATGATAGCTTCAGATGAAAATATTGAAGAGGATTTGATAAAAAGAAAGCTTATAATTCAGCTGAATAAATCTATAGACAAGCTTTCCGAGGATAAAAGAAATTTAATAGATTGGTACTATATTCAAAATAGAAGTTTAAATGAGTATGCTGAAAAAGAGGGGATCTCTTATAGGACTGCGG contains:
- a CDS encoding sigma-70 family RNA polymerase sigma factor gives rise to the protein MENLQLEILLERAQSGDKNAVESICIKFNGMVINMAKCTYIKGYDMEDLIQEGRYSVIKAIGMYDINSKYPFAAYVKSSVKKNFYNMIRTNIKKVSCCSLYSKNEEGCEFINMIASDENIEEDLIKRKLIIQLNKSIDKLSEDKRNLIDWYYIQNRSLNEYAEKEGISYRTAVYRKRKALESLKSFLV